Proteins from a genomic interval of Stenotrophomonas maltophilia:
- a CDS encoding NIF family HAD-type phosphatase, whose protein sequence is MRPSILALDLEGTLISNAVSQIPRPGLYEFLQYAQGQFDQLVMFTTVDEMRFRRIAALLVSEGKAPDWFVQLAYTTWSGRTKDLTFVSPTLGEALLFDDHAAYVHPGQEVLWVEVPLFGSPYLAEDEGLLIAKRCLEERIEALASGSLPPCRREGMKS, encoded by the coding sequence ATGCGTCCATCTATTCTGGCCCTCGACCTAGAGGGCACCCTGATCTCCAATGCTGTCAGTCAGATCCCGCGGCCGGGACTGTACGAGTTCTTACAGTACGCGCAGGGACAGTTCGATCAGCTTGTAATGTTCACGACGGTGGACGAGATGCGTTTTCGTCGGATCGCCGCATTACTAGTCTCGGAGGGCAAGGCGCCGGATTGGTTCGTCCAGCTCGCTTACACGACTTGGAGTGGTCGCACCAAGGATCTGACGTTCGTATCGCCAACTCTGGGAGAAGCCCTTCTGTTTGATGACCACGCGGCCTATGTCCATCCAGGTCAGGAGGTACTGTGGGTCGAAGTACCATTGTTCGGCTCGCCCTACCTGGCTGAGGATGAGGGGCTCCTGATTGCGAAGCGATGCTTAGAGGAGCGGATAGAGGCCTTGGCATCTGGCTCTCTACCGCCCTGCCGGCGGGAGGGTATGAAGTCGTGA